The genomic region caaatcataaaaatcGCTAATTTTTTACGAtacctttcgttttttttttctaaaaaaaaagagttaactaattcgaaaaagggaaaccgattctaatttttatgttttctttactCAAACCTGACGATGCTATAAATCAAAGAGCTAAAATAAAGTGAGAAAACCTTACCTGATGGACGTGCAGCCGGAGTAAACGAAACCGATTTCACAGCCGGAGGGGGTGGACCGTAAACTGCAGCCggctatgaaaaaaaaaataaaattcttttaaaatgaattgttatgatttaaaaaaaaaacaatgtgtttgaataaatagaaataaaattgtttgaaagcaaaaaatgaataatgtgCATCATGCGTGGTTAGTTTGAAAAAGCGAACTCGTTTGCGTGTGTTAATGTCCGTATACCTCGTGAGAGGTCATTTCGTTCGTGACCGCCACAGTTTCTTCAATGGTAGTAATAGTACTAGCGCTCTGGtgaacagaagaagaagaagaagaagaaacgatgGTGCTCATCATTGAGCTGATGGTATTGCTGCTCTCCACTTGTTCAAACAACTCGTCGATCTGCAGCCGCCatcatcgtttttgtttttattaaataGAAAGCGCGTGTTGTTGGAAACCCAACAATTtgaagatgtaaaaaaaagtaaaagggtaagaaaaagaaaaatcgtgcAAAGGAttaaatcaagaaaaagaaaccaaattTGCGATTGAAACAAAAGGCACAGCAGAAAAATCGAAGCAAAACAATAGGAAATTCCCATCaactggaattttttttgaaaaaaatcaagtaaaatttaaaaagcacGCGCACCTCGCAATTGAAATTAGttaattttttataaattttaaaaagaccTTGACTTGCGGCTTAGCGGGAGCCGGAGCAGCCGGGAAAATTCGGACGCCTCCTACAGGTGGAGGATGATGAGCACTGGGTGATAGAGCACTTCCTCCAAAATTCTGTTTtgtataaaattttaaaaagaaaatttcactcagaaaataataattgtttaaaataaaagcttACATTGGCCACCATAGTGACGGGCGAGTTGAACGACATTGGCTTGTGGGTAGGAGTTGCAGAATGGGCAAAACCTTGATGACGCTCTGTCATTGAGAAATACAATAATAATCACACAGGGCAAAAAATCAATCATCTCATTGACAAATAACTAAAATACAGACCATTAGAAACCCCACGGCAAATAGCAACACAGAGACAAACACATCAAACTAAAATTCAAATGCACCGCAACCCGGAAGCTACACCAAATGTTTTTACTGCGTGCAATTCTTTTGAAAGCCAATCTCGACCTTACCTGAATATAAAACACTATTCTACACAATTTACACGAGAAATAAGGGATCCTGGAAAAACAcgtgttttttccttttgaaataataaaataaaaaactaatcAAAGCttttgggtttgtttttttttgaaagggttaGGCTGTTGAGTGCGGGGCATAGCCAACCTACCTTCCATGCTCGTATTTGGGGATAGGATGGGTGATGTTGGTGTCGTTGCTTCTAAAGACCGAACGGCCTGCTGATGGATGCGCTGGAAGGTGCGTGACTGAATCGTGCGAGATGCTAAGCCGCCCAAGCCCTTCTGGGCAGGCGATGCGTCGGCTGGATCAATGTCAATACCTGGCTCAGGCTCCCTCGGCGCCCGGTCGATCTCCTGCACCATCTTGAACACTTCGCTGTTGCCAGGGTCGTAAgtcttttcattcttcttgAAATTCACCCTACattttaaagtgaaaaattcattaaaattaaattcattTGCTATTCgatattgaatttttttttaaatacccgAGAACTCCCTGGGACAGGACTTCAGCCTGGGATGACAGGGTTTCTGCGATCGATTCTTCAGAATAGAGTCCCATAGGCGAGTTGAATTGGCGGTTGACTATCTTGACACCACTGCCATcggttttctaaaaaattatgttaattaattattaaaacaTATTTACCTTCACATGGTAGCTAAACCTTTTCGATATATGCCATCAAAACATTTGCGTTAGGTATTTCTTTGCAAGTTTAAAATTATGATTAAATGGCTCctccattgttttctttaactcTTTGACGAAGACAAACAAATGCAGGCTAGACACACAATTTTACCTTGACCGCTACGTAAGAAGCCGGGCCGGAGCCAGCGTTTCGGTATCCGGTACGGACAGCCTATGATGTACACATATTTGGTCACATCTAAatctaaatcatttttttcctagCAACAAACTCTTTCGCAATACATCTGGCATTCTCAAACACACACATTGAAttgagtaaacaaacaaacaaaaaaaaaaacgaaacttacACTGGTGGGTTTGTTAAGGGTTAGTGACGAAGGTAATGCAGGTGCGCTGACTAGAGGTGTGCTGTTAGCGGATCGAACAGGTGGCAACGTTGGTTGAATGCGCATAACGGCCAAACGTTGAGTAAGCAATTCTTTGGCCCGGTTTGTCTCGTCGTTGGAGACACTACCATAACATTTAGGTAAACTGTTGTACGAAGAAGGGACGAAATTCGGCAAAGAATAATCTTTATCCGAAAAAGGCGGAGACGTCAGGtagttattgttgttgttattgttgaaTTCACTCGATTCTTTCGTCTTTTTGTCGGGGTACGAGACGGAAGTCGGAGGCGAGTACGTGCAACGCACGAAAGGTTTTGCCGTTAAATTCAACGATTTGTGAATCAACGGCtgcaagagaaaaagaaacaaaacaagacacgaCATTGATCAAAACCCATGCAACAAGTTATGTCGTGCACCTGTTTCACGATGATTAAACATCCacgattttaaaaaaaatttaattttgaacaagagcgggcaaaaaaaaaaaaaaaagaaagacctGCTGGACGGGCGCGGGTGGTGCGGGAACGGGTAGGATGTTGTCGAGAAC from Daphnia carinata strain CSIRO-1 chromosome 6, CSIRO_AGI_Dcar_HiC_V3, whole genome shotgun sequence harbors:
- the LOC130689944 gene encoding PDZ and LIM domain protein Zasp-like isoform X4, encoding MAEMLSIKMSKFDNQPWGFRLQGGIDFCAPLTVQKVNGGSLAEKAGLRVGDALIRVNNTDIFQLRHKEAQDTVSKAGNNFELVVSRGGGMPKTAVKPNDVLDNILPVPAPPAPVQQPLIHKSLNLTAKPFVRCTYSPPTSVSYPDKKTKESSEFNNNNNNNYLTSPPFSDKDYSLPNFVPSSYNSLPKCYGSVSNDETNRAKELLTQRLAVMRIQPTLPPVRSANSTPLVSAPALPSSLTLNKPTSKTDGSGVKIVNRQFNSPMGLYSEESIAETLSSQAEVLSQGVLGVNFKKNEKTYDPGNSEVFKMVQEIDRAPREPEPGIDIDPADASPAQKGLGGLASRTIQSRTFQRIHQQAVRSLEATTPTSPILSPNTSMEERHQGFAHSATPTHKPMSFNSPVTMVANNFGGSALSPSAHHPPPVGGVRIFPAAPAPAKPQVKIDELFEQVESSNTISSMMSTIVSSSSSSSVHQSASTITTIEETVAVTNEMTSHEPAAVYGPPPPAVKSVSFTPAARPSGFGSAAAAAAAAAAAAQAQHQAPQLAPQPPKGAGSGIQSAPRRGKGVLNPQVAAGARVPVCSSCKAQIRGKFVTALGQTWCPNHFSCAMPDCKRELHDIGFVEEKKQLYCEGCFETHLAPNCARCSKRVKGDCLNAIGKQFHPECFSCTYCGSLFGNSHFYLEDGLPYCEADWNELFTTKCYACGYPIEAGDRWVEAMNNNYHSQCFNCSVCKKNLEGQSFLGKNGRPMCKSHAR